The Cloeon dipterum chromosome X, ieCloDipt1.1, whole genome shotgun sequence genome includes a window with the following:
- the LOC135946542 gene encoding ribosome-binding protein 1-like isoform X6 — MDANTAMITGAGTVLCGLLVLIIFIFGFREKTFEEALDEQRRRGGALIDLIGSDKARVKKPKNKPSKKKDKEAKSESAAAAAPTPATAPNELSHPHVEFKFPEAEEVAAPQPEEPKKKNNRKNKVKPILHNREEHSPLAEEEPVPANHFEEILPKDDVLLKRSISKEDVEVVDEPDVAAEEEVPPPLPPRNKAKVNGKAGKVALNTAPNEPPRPGKVSLNVQVSETPAPVVQPLPQREKKQKKKPDQQLINSETVTLGVLLPLLQKADLSESEHQQLVDQLLNRGSVEWVGARPDPMARLKKQLAEKEKALAEEQQTSQGVHAKLVELRSEINTERTRHSAMYRQLEEQLAAKKQAIQLLNSQLQNTSELQNKNAHATQLLQNQLAEERKIVRALTEEKNAALKNLSAQVDVNKLTQAHQEEVSQLQSQIASAQGNIADLEKRLQVNQNLQDELRNELNASKQLIHSEQHSKQLLQDELAAVKNDIEKISLSERELEQKIKLLENELKLSQEEAVRLRAEAAKAAAVSVVPDFSDKVKELEDRIAGRVQEKDALLATLQSEASQHASTVDQLKEELEAQRLKNNDLRSKNWKAMEAVKAAENNFEAKKKECERLTREAVSKKAQGEEQDTFRQLLQRLFPSVTLPVTKDQSEWVREFEAAAAEHLREASSEQAAAADGQTKIMLEDVESRNKQLQALVTHYKSIIEETEGMLNKLEKHVEQEETRWRTQLQLKQDELDAVQSKLDANAQNESRLKEADDKLSTAQDAQAAAQKQVSELQARLGKLSDDLSSAKKSQEENEALTKQLSNERSRSQQLEQQIKELDAKLGLAQSNHIENKPKDATLNSNTNGPSLEASISEHRPVKRRRFTEWFRRKMSYRKRRSVSSAP; from the exons ATGGACGCGAACACAGCTATGATCACCGGGGCCGGGACCGTGTTGTGCGGGCTGCTCGTGCTCATCATCTTCATCTTCGGCTTCCGGGAGAAGACGTTCGAGGAGGCGTTGGACGAGCAGCGCAGACGTGGCGGCGCGCTCATCGACCTCATCGGCAGCGACAAGGCGCGCGTCAAGAAGCCCAAAAACAAGCCCAGCAAGAAGAAGGACAAGGAGGCCAAGTCCGAGtcggccgccgctgccgccccAACCCCCGCAACCGCCCCCAACGAACTCAGCCACCCACACGTCGAGTTCAAGTTCCCCGAGGCCGAGGAGGTCGCCGCTCCGCAG CCTGAGGAGCCGAAGAAGAAGAATAACCGCAAGAACAAGGTGAAGCCCATCTTGCACAACCGCGAGGAGCACAGCCCTCTTGCCGAAGAGGAGCCCGTGCCCGCTAACCACTTTGAGGAAATTCTTCCCAAGGACGATGTCCTTCTTAAAAGAAGCATTAgc AAGGAGGACGTGGAGGTGGTGGACGAGCCGGACGTGGCTGCCGAGGAGgaggtgccgccgccgctgccccCGCGAAACAAGGCCAAAGTGAACGGCAAGGCGGGCAAAGTGGCCCTCAACACGGCGCCCAACGAGCCGCCCAGGCCGGGAAAAGTGTCCCTGAACGTGCAGGTGAGCGAAACGCCGGCCCCGGTCGTCCAGCCGCTGCCGCAGAGGGAGAAGAAGCAGAAGAAAAAGCCAGACCAGCAGCTGATCA ATTCGGAAACAGTGACGCTGGGCGTGCTGCTTCCCCTCCTGCAGAAGGCCGATCTGTCCGAGTCTGAGCACCAGCAGCTGGTAGACCAGTTGCTGAACCGCGGCTCGGTGGAGTGGGTGGGCGCCCGGCCCGACCCGATGGCGCGCCTCAAGAAACAGCTGGCCGAGAAGGAGAAGGCGCTGGCCGAGGAGCAGCAGACCTCGCAGGGCGTGCACGCCAAGCTGGTCGAGCTGCGCTCCGAAATCAACACCGAGCGCACCCGCCACTCCGCCATGTACCGACAGCTCGAGGAGCAGCTGGCCGCCAAGAAACAGGCCATCCAGCTCCTCAACTCGCAGCTGCAAAACACCTCAGAGTTGCAGAACAAAAACGCCCACGCCACCCAActg CTGCAAAATCAGCTGGCCGAAGAGCGGAAGATTGTCCGTGCTCTCACAGAGGAGAAGAACGCGGCCCTGAAGAACCTCTCGGCTCAGGTCGATGTCAATAAGCTCACCCAAGCACACCAAGAg GAGGTTAGCCAGCTGCAGTCTCAGATCGCAAGTGCTCAGGGCAACATCGCCGACCTGGAAAAGCGGCTGCAGGTGAACCAGAACCTGCAGGACGAACTGAGAAACGAGCTGAACGCGTCAAAGCAACTGATCCACTCGGAGCAGCACAGCAAACAGCTGCTGCAGGACGAACTCGCAGCTGTTAAAAACGACATcgag aaaatttccctttctGAACGAGAACTTGAGCAGAAGATCAAACTGCTCGAGAACGAACTGAAGCTGAGCCAGGAAGAG GCTGTTCGATTGAGAGCCGAAGCGGCGAAAGCAGCTGCCGTAAGCGTCGTGCCGGACTTTAGCGACAAGGTGAAGGAGCTCGAAGACAG AATCGCTGGCAGGGTGCAAGAAAAGGACGCGCTGCTGGCGACACTGCAGTCGGAGGCGTCGCAGCACGCGAGCACGGTCGACCAGCTGAAGGAGGAACTCGAAGCTCAGAGACTGAAGAACAAC GACTTGCGATCGAAGAACTGGAAGGCCATGGAGGCAGTCAAGGCTGCTGAGAATAACTTTGAGGCCAAAAAGAAGGAGTGTGAAAGACTAACTAGA GAAGCTGTTTCAAAGAAGGCACAAGGCGAGGAGCAGGATACTTTCCGCCAGTTGCTGCAAAGACTTTTCCCCTCCGTCACCTTGCCCGTTACCAag GACCAAAGCGAGTGGGTGCGGGAGTTCGAAGCGGCCGCCGCGGAGCACCTGCGGGAGGCGAGCAGCGagcaggcggcggcggccgacgGCCAGACGAAAATCATGCTGGAGGACGTGGAGAGCCGGAACAAGCAGCTGCAGGCGCTGGTCACGCACTACAAGAGCATCATCGAGGAGACGGAGGGCATGCTCAACAAGCTGGAGAAGCACGTGGAGCAGGAGGAGACGCGCTGGCGGACGCAGCTCCAGCTCAAGCAGGACGAACTGGACGCCGTCCAAAGCAAGCTCGACGCCAACGCGCAGAACGAGTCTAGATTAAAGGAGGCTGACGACAAGCTCAGCACCGCCCAAGACGCCCAAGCCGCTGCCCAGAAACAGGTCAGCGAGCTGCAGGCCCGTCTCGGCAAGCTCAGCGACGACCTTTCCTCTGCTAAAAAGTCCCAAGAG GAAAACGAGGCGTTAACGAAACAGCTGTCGAACGAAAGGAGTCGAAGCCAGCAGCTTGAGCAGCAGATTAAAGAGCTTGACGCTAAACTTGGATTAGCACAATCTAATCATATAGAGAATAAACCTAAG GACGCaactttaaattcaaatacgAACGGCCCGTCGCTGGAGGCCTCCATATCCGAG CATAGGCCTGTTAAGCGGCGAAGGTTCACAG AGTGGTTCCGGCGAAAAATGAGCTACCGAAAGCGACGCAGCGTTTCTTCTGCTCCATGA
- the LOC135946542 gene encoding ribosome-binding protein 1-like isoform X2, producing MIPLSRFAFGHRRNANERRETQSVNRSLVYVVGWLTSLVPKFRVLFSGLQTERLVGCCRSARPGHQSETFDFSDRMDANTAMITGAGTVLCGLLVLIIFIFGFREKTFEEALDEQRRRGGALIDLIGSDKARVKKPKNKPSKKKDKEAKSESAAAAAPTPATAPNELSHPHVEFKFPEAEEVAAPQPEEPKKKNNRKNKVKPILHNREEHSPLAEEEPVPANHFEEILPKDDVLLKRSISKEDVEVVDEPDVAAEEEVPPPLPPRNKAKVNGKAGKVALNTAPNEPPRPGKVSLNVQVSETPAPVVQPLPQREKKQKKKPDQQLINSETVTLGVLLPLLQKADLSESEHQQLVDQLLNRGSVEWVGARPDPMARLKKQLAEKEKALAEEQQTSQGVHAKLVELRSEINTERTRHSAMYRQLEEQLAAKKQAIQLLNSQLQNTSELQNKNAHATQLLQNQLAEERKIVRALTEEKNAALKNLSAQVDVNKLTQAHQEEVSQLQSQIASAQGNIADLEKRLQVNQNLQDELRNELNASKQLIHSEQHSKQLLQDELAAVKNDIEKISLSERELEQKIKLLENELKLSQEEAVRLRAEAAKAAAVSVVPDFSDKVKELEDRVQEKDALLATLQSEASQHASTVDQLKEELEAQRLKNNDLRSKNWKAMEAVKAAENNFEAKKKECERLTREAVSKKAQGEEQDTFRQLLQRLFPSVTLPVTKDQSEWVREFEAAAAEHLREASSEQAAAADGQTKIMLEDVESRNKQLQALVTHYKSIIEETEGMLNKLEKHVEQEETRWRTQLQLKQDELDAVQSKLDANAQNESRLKEADDKLSTAQDAQAAAQKQVSELQARLGKLSDDLSSAKKSQEENEALTKQLSNERSRSQQLEQQIKELDAKLGLAQSNHIENKPKDATLNSNTNGPSLEASISEHRPVKRRRFTEWFRRKMSYRKRRSVSSAP from the exons ATGATTCCCCTCTCCCGTTTCGCATTCGGCCATCGGCGGAACGCGAACGAGAGACGAGAGACGCAATCAGTGAACCGAAGTTTAGTATACGTGGTGGGCTGGCTGACGAGTCTGGTGCCGAAATTCCGAGTCCTTTTCTCCGGTTTGCAAACTGAAAGGCTCGTTGGATGCTGTAGGAGCGCACGACCAGGGCACCAG AGCGAGACCTTTGATTTTTCGGACAGGATGGACGCGAACACAGCTATGATCACCGGGGCCGGGACCGTGTTGTGCGGGCTGCTCGTGCTCATCATCTTCATCTTCGGCTTCCGGGAGAAGACGTTCGAGGAGGCGTTGGACGAGCAGCGCAGACGTGGCGGCGCGCTCATCGACCTCATCGGCAGCGACAAGGCGCGCGTCAAGAAGCCCAAAAACAAGCCCAGCAAGAAGAAGGACAAGGAGGCCAAGTCCGAGtcggccgccgctgccgccccAACCCCCGCAACCGCCCCCAACGAACTCAGCCACCCACACGTCGAGTTCAAGTTCCCCGAGGCCGAGGAGGTCGCCGCTCCGCAG CCTGAGGAGCCGAAGAAGAAGAATAACCGCAAGAACAAGGTGAAGCCCATCTTGCACAACCGCGAGGAGCACAGCCCTCTTGCCGAAGAGGAGCCCGTGCCCGCTAACCACTTTGAGGAAATTCTTCCCAAGGACGATGTCCTTCTTAAAAGAAGCATTAgc AAGGAGGACGTGGAGGTGGTGGACGAGCCGGACGTGGCTGCCGAGGAGgaggtgccgccgccgctgccccCGCGAAACAAGGCCAAAGTGAACGGCAAGGCGGGCAAAGTGGCCCTCAACACGGCGCCCAACGAGCCGCCCAGGCCGGGAAAAGTGTCCCTGAACGTGCAGGTGAGCGAAACGCCGGCCCCGGTCGTCCAGCCGCTGCCGCAGAGGGAGAAGAAGCAGAAGAAAAAGCCAGACCAGCAGCTGATCA ATTCGGAAACAGTGACGCTGGGCGTGCTGCTTCCCCTCCTGCAGAAGGCCGATCTGTCCGAGTCTGAGCACCAGCAGCTGGTAGACCAGTTGCTGAACCGCGGCTCGGTGGAGTGGGTGGGCGCCCGGCCCGACCCGATGGCGCGCCTCAAGAAACAGCTGGCCGAGAAGGAGAAGGCGCTGGCCGAGGAGCAGCAGACCTCGCAGGGCGTGCACGCCAAGCTGGTCGAGCTGCGCTCCGAAATCAACACCGAGCGCACCCGCCACTCCGCCATGTACCGACAGCTCGAGGAGCAGCTGGCCGCCAAGAAACAGGCCATCCAGCTCCTCAACTCGCAGCTGCAAAACACCTCAGAGTTGCAGAACAAAAACGCCCACGCCACCCAActg CTGCAAAATCAGCTGGCCGAAGAGCGGAAGATTGTCCGTGCTCTCACAGAGGAGAAGAACGCGGCCCTGAAGAACCTCTCGGCTCAGGTCGATGTCAATAAGCTCACCCAAGCACACCAAGAg GAGGTTAGCCAGCTGCAGTCTCAGATCGCAAGTGCTCAGGGCAACATCGCCGACCTGGAAAAGCGGCTGCAGGTGAACCAGAACCTGCAGGACGAACTGAGAAACGAGCTGAACGCGTCAAAGCAACTGATCCACTCGGAGCAGCACAGCAAACAGCTGCTGCAGGACGAACTCGCAGCTGTTAAAAACGACATcgag aaaatttccctttctGAACGAGAACTTGAGCAGAAGATCAAACTGCTCGAGAACGAACTGAAGCTGAGCCAGGAAGAG GCTGTTCGATTGAGAGCCGAAGCGGCGAAAGCAGCTGCCGTAAGCGTCGTGCCGGACTTTAGCGACAAGGTGAAGGAGCTCGAAGACAG GGTGCAAGAAAAGGACGCGCTGCTGGCGACACTGCAGTCGGAGGCGTCGCAGCACGCGAGCACGGTCGACCAGCTGAAGGAGGAACTCGAAGCTCAGAGACTGAAGAACAAC GACTTGCGATCGAAGAACTGGAAGGCCATGGAGGCAGTCAAGGCTGCTGAGAATAACTTTGAGGCCAAAAAGAAGGAGTGTGAAAGACTAACTAGA GAAGCTGTTTCAAAGAAGGCACAAGGCGAGGAGCAGGATACTTTCCGCCAGTTGCTGCAAAGACTTTTCCCCTCCGTCACCTTGCCCGTTACCAag GACCAAAGCGAGTGGGTGCGGGAGTTCGAAGCGGCCGCCGCGGAGCACCTGCGGGAGGCGAGCAGCGagcaggcggcggcggccgacgGCCAGACGAAAATCATGCTGGAGGACGTGGAGAGCCGGAACAAGCAGCTGCAGGCGCTGGTCACGCACTACAAGAGCATCATCGAGGAGACGGAGGGCATGCTCAACAAGCTGGAGAAGCACGTGGAGCAGGAGGAGACGCGCTGGCGGACGCAGCTCCAGCTCAAGCAGGACGAACTGGACGCCGTCCAAAGCAAGCTCGACGCCAACGCGCAGAACGAGTCTAGATTAAAGGAGGCTGACGACAAGCTCAGCACCGCCCAAGACGCCCAAGCCGCTGCCCAGAAACAGGTCAGCGAGCTGCAGGCCCGTCTCGGCAAGCTCAGCGACGACCTTTCCTCTGCTAAAAAGTCCCAAGAG GAAAACGAGGCGTTAACGAAACAGCTGTCGAACGAAAGGAGTCGAAGCCAGCAGCTTGAGCAGCAGATTAAAGAGCTTGACGCTAAACTTGGATTAGCACAATCTAATCATATAGAGAATAAACCTAAG GACGCaactttaaattcaaatacgAACGGCCCGTCGCTGGAGGCCTCCATATCCGAG CATAGGCCTGTTAAGCGGCGAAGGTTCACAG AGTGGTTCCGGCGAAAAATGAGCTACCGAAAGCGACGCAGCGTTTCTTCTGCTCCATGA
- the LOC135946542 gene encoding kinectin-like isoform X5, giving the protein MIPLSRFAFGHRRNANERRETQSVNRSLVYVVGWLTSLVPKFRVLFSGLQTERLVGCCRSARPGHQSETFDFSDRMDANTAMITGAGTVLCGLLVLIIFIFGFREKTFEEALDEQRRRGGALIDLIGSDKARVKKPKNKPSKKKDKEAKSESAAAAAPTPATAPNELSHPHVEFKFPEAEEVAAPQPEEPKKKNNRKNKVKPILHNREEHSPLAEEEPVPANHFEEILPKDDVLLKRSISKEDVEVVDEPDVAAEEEVPPPLPPRNKAKVNGKAGKVALNTAPNEPPRPGKVSLNVQVSETPAPVVQPLPQREKKQKKKPDQQLINSETVTLGVLLPLLQKADLSESEHQQLVDQLLNRGSVEWVGARPDPMARLKKQLAEKEKALAEEQQTSQGVHAKLVELRSEINTERTRHSAMYRQLEEQLAAKKQAIQLLNSQLQNTSELQNKNAHATQLLQNQLAEERKIVRALTEEKNAALKNLSAQVDVNKLTQAHQEEVSQLQSQIASAQGNIADLEKRLQVNQNLQDELRNELNASKQLIHSEQHSKQLLQDELAAVKNDIEKISLSERELEQKIKLLENELKLSQEEAVRLRAEAAKAAAVSVVPDFSDKVKELEDRVQEKDALLATLQSEASQHASTVDQLKEELEAQRLKNNEAVSKKAQGEEQDTFRQLLQRLFPSVTLPVTKDQSEWVREFEAAAAEHLREASSEQAAAADGQTKIMLEDVESRNKQLQALVTHYKSIIEETEGMLNKLEKHVEQEETRWRTQLQLKQDELDAVQSKLDANAQNESRLKEADDKLSTAQDAQAAAQKQVSELQARLGKLSDDLSSAKKSQEENEALTKQLSNERSRSQQLEQQIKELDAKLGLAQSNHIENKPKDATLNSNTNGPSLEASISEHRPVKRRRFTEWFRRKMSYRKRRSVSSAP; this is encoded by the exons ATGATTCCCCTCTCCCGTTTCGCATTCGGCCATCGGCGGAACGCGAACGAGAGACGAGAGACGCAATCAGTGAACCGAAGTTTAGTATACGTGGTGGGCTGGCTGACGAGTCTGGTGCCGAAATTCCGAGTCCTTTTCTCCGGTTTGCAAACTGAAAGGCTCGTTGGATGCTGTAGGAGCGCACGACCAGGGCACCAG AGCGAGACCTTTGATTTTTCGGACAGGATGGACGCGAACACAGCTATGATCACCGGGGCCGGGACCGTGTTGTGCGGGCTGCTCGTGCTCATCATCTTCATCTTCGGCTTCCGGGAGAAGACGTTCGAGGAGGCGTTGGACGAGCAGCGCAGACGTGGCGGCGCGCTCATCGACCTCATCGGCAGCGACAAGGCGCGCGTCAAGAAGCCCAAAAACAAGCCCAGCAAGAAGAAGGACAAGGAGGCCAAGTCCGAGtcggccgccgctgccgccccAACCCCCGCAACCGCCCCCAACGAACTCAGCCACCCACACGTCGAGTTCAAGTTCCCCGAGGCCGAGGAGGTCGCCGCTCCGCAG CCTGAGGAGCCGAAGAAGAAGAATAACCGCAAGAACAAGGTGAAGCCCATCTTGCACAACCGCGAGGAGCACAGCCCTCTTGCCGAAGAGGAGCCCGTGCCCGCTAACCACTTTGAGGAAATTCTTCCCAAGGACGATGTCCTTCTTAAAAGAAGCATTAgc AAGGAGGACGTGGAGGTGGTGGACGAGCCGGACGTGGCTGCCGAGGAGgaggtgccgccgccgctgccccCGCGAAACAAGGCCAAAGTGAACGGCAAGGCGGGCAAAGTGGCCCTCAACACGGCGCCCAACGAGCCGCCCAGGCCGGGAAAAGTGTCCCTGAACGTGCAGGTGAGCGAAACGCCGGCCCCGGTCGTCCAGCCGCTGCCGCAGAGGGAGAAGAAGCAGAAGAAAAAGCCAGACCAGCAGCTGATCA ATTCGGAAACAGTGACGCTGGGCGTGCTGCTTCCCCTCCTGCAGAAGGCCGATCTGTCCGAGTCTGAGCACCAGCAGCTGGTAGACCAGTTGCTGAACCGCGGCTCGGTGGAGTGGGTGGGCGCCCGGCCCGACCCGATGGCGCGCCTCAAGAAACAGCTGGCCGAGAAGGAGAAGGCGCTGGCCGAGGAGCAGCAGACCTCGCAGGGCGTGCACGCCAAGCTGGTCGAGCTGCGCTCCGAAATCAACACCGAGCGCACCCGCCACTCCGCCATGTACCGACAGCTCGAGGAGCAGCTGGCCGCCAAGAAACAGGCCATCCAGCTCCTCAACTCGCAGCTGCAAAACACCTCAGAGTTGCAGAACAAAAACGCCCACGCCACCCAActg CTGCAAAATCAGCTGGCCGAAGAGCGGAAGATTGTCCGTGCTCTCACAGAGGAGAAGAACGCGGCCCTGAAGAACCTCTCGGCTCAGGTCGATGTCAATAAGCTCACCCAAGCACACCAAGAg GAGGTTAGCCAGCTGCAGTCTCAGATCGCAAGTGCTCAGGGCAACATCGCCGACCTGGAAAAGCGGCTGCAGGTGAACCAGAACCTGCAGGACGAACTGAGAAACGAGCTGAACGCGTCAAAGCAACTGATCCACTCGGAGCAGCACAGCAAACAGCTGCTGCAGGACGAACTCGCAGCTGTTAAAAACGACATcgag aaaatttccctttctGAACGAGAACTTGAGCAGAAGATCAAACTGCTCGAGAACGAACTGAAGCTGAGCCAGGAAGAG GCTGTTCGATTGAGAGCCGAAGCGGCGAAAGCAGCTGCCGTAAGCGTCGTGCCGGACTTTAGCGACAAGGTGAAGGAGCTCGAAGACAG GGTGCAAGAAAAGGACGCGCTGCTGGCGACACTGCAGTCGGAGGCGTCGCAGCACGCGAGCACGGTCGACCAGCTGAAGGAGGAACTCGAAGCTCAGAGACTGAAGAACAAC GAAGCTGTTTCAAAGAAGGCACAAGGCGAGGAGCAGGATACTTTCCGCCAGTTGCTGCAAAGACTTTTCCCCTCCGTCACCTTGCCCGTTACCAag GACCAAAGCGAGTGGGTGCGGGAGTTCGAAGCGGCCGCCGCGGAGCACCTGCGGGAGGCGAGCAGCGagcaggcggcggcggccgacgGCCAGACGAAAATCATGCTGGAGGACGTGGAGAGCCGGAACAAGCAGCTGCAGGCGCTGGTCACGCACTACAAGAGCATCATCGAGGAGACGGAGGGCATGCTCAACAAGCTGGAGAAGCACGTGGAGCAGGAGGAGACGCGCTGGCGGACGCAGCTCCAGCTCAAGCAGGACGAACTGGACGCCGTCCAAAGCAAGCTCGACGCCAACGCGCAGAACGAGTCTAGATTAAAGGAGGCTGACGACAAGCTCAGCACCGCCCAAGACGCCCAAGCCGCTGCCCAGAAACAGGTCAGCGAGCTGCAGGCCCGTCTCGGCAAGCTCAGCGACGACCTTTCCTCTGCTAAAAAGTCCCAAGAG GAAAACGAGGCGTTAACGAAACAGCTGTCGAACGAAAGGAGTCGAAGCCAGCAGCTTGAGCAGCAGATTAAAGAGCTTGACGCTAAACTTGGATTAGCACAATCTAATCATATAGAGAATAAACCTAAG GACGCaactttaaattcaaatacgAACGGCCCGTCGCTGGAGGCCTCCATATCCGAG CATAGGCCTGTTAAGCGGCGAAGGTTCACAG AGTGGTTCCGGCGAAAAATGAGCTACCGAAAGCGACGCAGCGTTTCTTCTGCTCCATGA